A portion of the Polaribacter cellanae genome contains these proteins:
- a CDS encoding DUF4870 domain-containing protein, which produces MKEDRQLLVITHISQLLDFVSGIGGFIVPLVLWLTKKDEILGMDFHGKAILNFRISMFLYILICIPLILLLGLGIIGLIVIGLFYLIFPIINAIKASNNEPPNYPFSIRFIK; this is translated from the coding sequence ATGAAAGAAGACAGACAACTCCTTGTAATAACACACATAAGTCAATTATTAGATTTCGTAAGTGGCATAGGAGGTTTTATAGTGCCATTGGTTTTGTGGCTCACAAAAAAAGACGAAATTTTAGGAATGGATTTTCATGGAAAAGCCATTTTAAACTTCCGAATTTCTATGTTTTTGTATATTTTAATCTGTATTCCACTAATTTTATTATTAGGTTTAGGAATTATAGGATTAATCGTAATTGGACTTTTCTACCTAATATTTCCAATTATAAACGCGATAAAAGCCAGTAATAACGAACCGCCAAATTATCCATTTAGCATACGATTTATAAAATAG
- a CDS encoding Dps family protein, protein MNYLNMENERMLPIVSELNVLLADYHVYYQKLRNFHWNVLGKNFFELHRKFEEMYNDTRIKIDEVAERIVTFRYHPISKLSDYIEISRIKESSPLLSDTEMVAVLIDDHSILLEQLNRVIDKANEAKDEGTIDLIGAYIRELEKSTWMLNAWSKDTKDELNTSFVE, encoded by the coding sequence ATGAATTATTTAAATATGGAAAACGAAAGAATGTTACCTATTGTTTCGGAGTTGAATGTTTTGTTAGCAGATTATCATGTGTATTATCAAAAATTGAGAAATTTTCACTGGAATGTTTTGGGTAAAAACTTCTTTGAATTACACAGAAAATTTGAGGAAATGTATAACGATACCAGAATTAAAATTGACGAAGTTGCAGAACGAATTGTAACTTTTAGATACCATCCTATTAGCAAATTATCGGATTATATAGAGATTTCAAGAATTAAAGAATCGAGTCCTTTATTGTCGGATACAGAAATGGTGGCTGTACTTATTGACGATCATAGTATTTTATTAGAGCAATTAAATAGGGTAATTGACAAAGCAAACGAAGCGAAAGACGAGGGAACAATCGATTTAATTGGTGCATATATTAGAGAATTGGAAAAATCTACTTGGATGTTAAATGCTTGGTCTAAAGACACTAAAGACGAACTAAACACCAGTTTTGTAGAATAA
- a CDS encoding mechanosensitive ion channel family protein produces the protein MNKIVEKLEAWKDIFLKNIPNLAIALVVLVIAYFASRAMNKIVNKTIGKRISQKSVRDLVSRVASAITILVGLYLAMTVLKFDDTLKTIVSAAGVSGIVIGLALQGTLSNTISGVVLSFRRNLNIGNWVETSGYSGEVMDINLNYFVLKEADNNMVVIPNKTILESPFKNYSLTTKMRIAIECGVEYGADLEQVEALTKKTISANFNQDKIGKNVEFYYTEFGDSSINFLCRFWVDSENALEKLKAKSKAIIEIKKAFDKANINIPFPMRTLEFVPNNKLNLSQVSKEEKKKEKEEESVY, from the coding sequence ATGAATAAAATTGTAGAAAAGTTAGAAGCTTGGAAAGATATATTTCTTAAAAATATACCCAACTTGGCAATTGCATTAGTTGTTTTGGTAATCGCGTATTTCGCATCTAGAGCAATGAATAAAATAGTAAATAAAACGATTGGGAAACGAATTAGCCAAAAATCGGTTAGAGATTTAGTGTCGAGAGTGGCATCTGCAATTACCATCTTAGTTGGTTTGTATTTAGCGATGACCGTTCTTAAATTCGACGATACTTTAAAAACGATTGTTTCTGCGGCTGGAGTTTCTGGTATTGTAATTGGTTTGGCACTGCAAGGAACATTATCTAACACGATTTCTGGAGTAGTTTTATCTTTTAGAAGAAATTTAAATATTGGAAATTGGGTAGAAACAAGTGGATATTCTGGAGAAGTTATGGATATTAATTTGAATTATTTTGTTTTAAAAGAGGCAGATAATAATATGGTAGTTATTCCTAATAAGACCATCTTAGAGAGTCCTTTTAAGAATTATTCATTAACCACAAAAATGAGAATTGCCATTGAATGTGGTGTGGAATATGGAGCGGATTTAGAGCAAGTGGAAGCATTGACGAAAAAAACAATTAGTGCTAATTTTAATCAAGATAAAATTGGTAAAAATGTAGAGTTTTATTATACCGAATTTGGTGATAGTTCTATTAATTTTTTATGTAGATTTTGGGTAGATTCAGAAAATGCATTAGAAAAATTAAAAGCAAAAAGTAAAGCGATTATAGAGATTAAGAAAGCTTTTGATAAAGCAAATATTAATATTCCATTCCCAATGAGAACTTTAGAATTTGTACCAAATAACAAACTGAACTTATCGCAAGTTTCTAAAGAAGAAAAGAAAAAAGAGAAAGAAGAAGAAAGTGTTTATTAA
- the mnmE gene encoding tRNA uridine-5-carboxymethylaminomethyl(34) synthesis GTPase MnmE — protein MTQQDTIIALATPSGIGAISIIRLSGQKSIEIVDLFFKSVKKEKSLKNQKTHTIHLGHIIDNDIIIDEVLVSIFKNPNSYTGENVVEISCHGSSFIQQEIIQLFLKNGCRMANNGEFTMRAFLNGKMDLSQAEAVADVIAANSEASHKMAIQQMRGGITNELKELRAQLLDFAALIELELDFSGEDVEFADRTKFKELVAKITFVLKRLIDSFAFGNAMKNGIPVAIIGEPNVGKSTLLNALLNEEKAIVSDIAGTTRDAIEDEIIIDGVAFRFIDTAGIRETLDVVENIGIKKAYEKAENAQLIIFLINSEKFKVKSSEFKVEIETIKKRFPNKRLLVIANKIDTLSNKEATTLSSEIENLIPLSAKNKTGIEELKTELTSLVNIGALSNNETIVTNSRHFEALNNALMAITSVKQGIDLEISTDLFSIDIRECLRHLGNITGEYDVDKDILGHIFGNFCIGK, from the coding sequence ATGACACAACAAGACACAATTATCGCTTTGGCAACTCCTTCTGGTATTGGCGCAATTTCTATTATTCGCCTTTCAGGACAAAAATCTATTGAAATTGTAGATCTATTTTTCAAATCTGTAAAAAAGGAAAAATCTTTAAAAAACCAAAAAACACATACAATCCATTTGGGGCATATTATTGATAATGATATTATTATTGATGAAGTTTTAGTCTCTATTTTTAAAAACCCCAATTCATATACTGGCGAAAATGTGGTAGAAATTTCTTGCCATGGTTCTAGTTTTATTCAGCAAGAAATAATTCAACTTTTTTTAAAAAATGGTTGTAGAATGGCTAATAATGGTGAGTTTACCATGCGTGCATTCTTAAACGGAAAAATGGATTTATCGCAAGCGGAAGCTGTTGCAGATGTAATTGCTGCCAATTCTGAGGCAAGCCATAAAATGGCAATTCAGCAAATGCGTGGTGGCATTACCAATGAATTGAAAGAATTACGTGCTCAATTGTTAGATTTTGCCGCTTTAATTGAATTAGAACTCGATTTTTCTGGAGAAGATGTTGAATTTGCAGACAGAACAAAATTTAAAGAGTTAGTTGCAAAAATTACTTTTGTTTTAAAACGATTAATTGATTCGTTTGCGTTTGGAAATGCCATGAAAAATGGAATTCCGGTTGCTATTATTGGTGAACCAAATGTTGGAAAATCGACGCTTTTAAACGCACTTTTAAATGAAGAAAAAGCCATTGTTTCCGATATTGCAGGAACTACCAGAGATGCTATTGAAGACGAAATTATTATAGATGGTGTTGCTTTTCGATTTATAGATACTGCAGGAATTAGAGAAACTTTAGATGTTGTAGAGAATATTGGGATTAAAAAAGCCTATGAAAAAGCGGAAAATGCACAGTTAATTATTTTCCTTATAAATTCGGAAAAGTTCAAAGTTAAAAGTTCTGAATTTAAAGTTGAGATTGAAACCATAAAAAAACGTTTTCCAAATAAACGTTTGCTTGTAATCGCTAATAAAATTGATACGCTTTCAAATAAAGAAGCCACTACTCTATCTTCCGAAATTGAAAACTTAATTCCTTTGTCTGCAAAAAATAAAACAGGTATTGAAGAATTAAAAACAGAACTAACTTCTTTAGTAAATATTGGTGCTTTAAGCAATAATGAAACCATTGTTACGAATTCTCGTCATTTTGAGGCTTTAAATAATGCTTTAATGGCAATTACTTCCGTAAAACAAGGTATCGATTTAGAAATTTCAACCGATTTATTTTCTATTGATATTCGCGAGTGTTTGCGTCATTTAGGTAATATTACTGGCGAATATGATGTTGATAAGGATATTTTGGGGCATATTTTTGGAAATTTTTGTATTGGGAAATGA
- the lepB gene encoding signal peptidase I: MVFFYIDNKKVTTYTFKQNYYFMMGDNRNGTLDSRAWGFVPEENIIGKVQYVLYSNYQDKFQWNRVLKNVN, encoded by the coding sequence ATGGTTTTTTTCTATATAGATAATAAAAAAGTTACTACTTATACTTTTAAGCAGAATTATTATTTTATGATGGGAGATAATAGAAATGGAACTTTAGACTCTCGAGCTTGGGGCTTCGTCCCTGAAGAAAATATTATTGGTAAAGTGCAATATGTTCTATATTCTAATTATCAAGATAAATTTCAATGGAATAGAGTATTAAAAAATGTAAATTAA
- the lepB gene encoding signal peptidase I produces MKKKVVVFLFIIIFFLIGVFWLAFTLALLIITYFGLLKLIYLIKNSFFKKTVKGLFIFSYLLSIIIFVKLVFFDIYKIPSSSMENTLFTNDVIVVNKLKYGPRLPRSPFDIPLLNIGYYFNENARKKIKEYWWPYKRLSGTTEINQGDVIVFNSIWSKTFILVKRCVALPGDKFSIRDTKIYTNSNLFKEPDAVKKDYTFKVKSLNNLYKVLDSFSNNIFLKKENLLSYKASLTKEQLNYLKEQNQIYSTSLISDTITNEKMFVKRPNLKWTFDNMGPVTVPIKGMKIVINEENFEFYRKAINSSENCNITKTNGFFLYR; encoded by the coding sequence ATGAAAAAAAAAGTAGTAGTTTTTTTATTTATTATCATATTTTTTTTGATTGGTGTATTCTGGCTAGCGTTTACTTTAGCGTTATTAATAATAACATATTTTGGATTGTTAAAATTAATATACTTAATTAAAAACTCTTTCTTTAAAAAAACAGTAAAAGGCTTATTTATTTTTTCATATCTACTTTCAATTATAATTTTTGTAAAGTTAGTTTTTTTTGATATCTATAAAATTCCAAGCTCATCAATGGAAAACACATTATTTACTAATGACGTTATTGTTGTTAATAAATTAAAATATGGTCCTAGATTACCACGCTCTCCATTTGATATTCCTTTGCTAAATATTGGGTATTATTTTAATGAGAATGCTAGAAAAAAAATAAAAGAATATTGGTGGCCGTATAAACGTCTTTCTGGAACAACAGAAATAAATCAAGGAGACGTTATTGTATTTAACTCTATTTGGAGTAAAACTTTTATTTTAGTAAAACGTTGTGTTGCTCTACCAGGGGATAAGTTTAGTATAAGAGATACCAAAATATATACTAATAGCAATTTATTTAAAGAACCAGATGCAGTAAAAAAAGACTATACTTTTAAAGTTAAATCCTTGAATAACTTGTATAAAGTTCTAGATTCTTTTTCAAACAATATTTTTTTAAAAAAAGAAAATTTATTGAGTTACAAGGCTAGTTTGACAAAAGAACAATTAAATTACCTTAAAGAACAAAATCAAATATATTCTACAAGTCTAATAAGTGACACAATTACAAATGAAAAAATGTTTGTAAAGCGACCTAATTTAAAATGGACATTTGATAATATGGGACCAGTTACTGTGCCTATAAAAGGGATGAAAATAGTAATAAATGAAGAAAATTTTGAATTTTATAGAAAAGCTATTAACAGCTCCGAGAACTGTAATATAACAAAAACCAATGGTTTTTTTCTATATAGATAA
- a CDS encoding efflux RND transporter permease subunit: MKFKFSSFSILTLFICLSIIGVCLIPLLSVQLAPSKVLPSINVSYRWQDASAKVLEQEVTAKLEGVFNTVKGIKNISSTSNKGRGNIVIDFKKSTNMDAIRFEMANLIRQSYSELPEGVSYPSLSLSTPNENKAPILSYSINAIESPNYIKKYAEKHILPHLSTLKGVSKVTIYGAAPFEWVITYNTNKLLQLKLSVNDIQKAINIYLNEQELGNGVYRANNNTNNYEIALSLAYKGDAEINWNKIPIKKIGNRIILLENIAKVTYKEAVVNSYYRINGLNSINMTVYAEQGVNTIDLARTVKARVTGLNAQLDSGYSIKLTQDTTEYVVEELYKIQKRTLFSFIILLILILLINRSFKYLVILFLSVITNLLIAIIFYYLFQVELQLYSFAGITISFGIIIDNSIIMIDHIKNKGNKKVFLAILAATLTTIGALMIIFLLKENQKADLLDFALVIAINIGVSLLVSLYYVPALLDKINTSKKRINYSRKRKRRIVRFTNLYKRIIFWMKKPRFKWLFMLVFILGFGIPFQLLPKEIKGEGFFTELYNKTIGNEDFSNDIRPTLEKVIGGSLRLFTEDVFENSYYSEPERTTLRVTGRMPDGCTILQLNEAISKMEKYLSRFNEIELFETRISSYRNSNIAIYFKKEYEFGGFPYTLKSLIESKAISLGGVDWSVSGIGRGFSNALGSGSKQYRIVLEGYNYDKLYSYAEQLLQQLIDSSNSRVKEVEITSNAYRSNSLYEYYLDFNTNKLALANVSQAQLYEYLKNKVYAGRLPSIIQNNELQNVKLISDKYKKFNVWDLKNTPIAIQNKQYKLAQLATVEKKKTGNTIKKNNQQYSLTVAYDFLGTFQLAQKVKEKTIKSFEPKLPLGYRVFEQKYNRWNKKDKEQYYYLFIVIGIIFFICAILLESLKQPLAIISMIPISFIGLFLTFYVFDFNFDQGGYASFILLCGIGVNSALYIVNDFNNLKIQYQKRNSRFLYFKAFNYKIIPVILTITSTIVGLIPFVWGGQNEAFWFSFAVGSIGGLIFSLIGIIFYLPLFITKKHNSITMLSDKT; the protein is encoded by the coding sequence ATGAAATTTAAATTTTCTTCATTTTCTATTCTTACCCTTTTTATCTGTTTATCAATTATTGGGGTTTGTTTAATTCCATTATTAAGTGTGCAGTTAGCGCCTTCAAAAGTTTTACCTTCCATTAATGTAAGTTACAGATGGCAAGATGCTTCTGCTAAAGTACTTGAGCAAGAAGTTACTGCAAAGTTAGAAGGTGTTTTTAATACGGTCAAAGGCATAAAAAATATTAGCTCTACGTCAAATAAAGGGAGAGGAAATATAGTCATTGATTTTAAAAAAAGCACAAATATGGATGCCATTCGCTTTGAAATGGCAAATCTTATTAGACAATCCTATTCAGAACTTCCAGAAGGTGTTAGTTACCCGAGCTTATCTCTTAGTACACCAAATGAAAACAAGGCGCCTATCTTATCGTATAGTATCAATGCAATTGAAAGTCCTAATTATATTAAAAAATATGCAGAAAAACATATTTTACCTCATTTATCAACTTTAAAAGGGGTTAGTAAAGTTACTATTTATGGAGCTGCTCCTTTTGAGTGGGTGATAACATACAATACAAATAAGCTTTTGCAATTAAAATTATCAGTTAATGATATTCAAAAAGCAATTAATATATACCTTAATGAACAAGAATTAGGTAATGGTGTTTACAGAGCAAATAACAATACTAATAATTATGAAATAGCATTAAGTTTAGCTTATAAGGGAGATGCTGAAATTAATTGGAACAAAATTCCTATAAAAAAAATAGGAAATAGAATTATTCTATTAGAAAACATAGCTAAAGTCACCTATAAAGAAGCTGTTGTGAACAGTTACTACAGAATAAATGGGTTAAACAGTATAAATATGACTGTTTATGCTGAGCAAGGTGTAAATACTATTGATTTAGCGAGAACTGTTAAAGCAAGAGTTACAGGTTTAAATGCTCAATTGGATAGTGGCTACAGTATAAAGTTAACGCAAGATACTACAGAGTATGTAGTGGAAGAGTTATATAAAATTCAAAAGCGCACCTTATTTTCTTTTATCATTCTACTAATCTTAATTCTTTTAATTAATAGAAGTTTTAAATACTTAGTTATTCTATTTTTAAGCGTCATTACCAATTTATTAATCGCAATTATTTTTTATTACTTGTTTCAAGTAGAATTGCAATTATATTCGTTTGCGGGCATAACTATTTCTTTTGGTATTATCATAGATAATAGTATTATTATGATTGATCATATTAAAAATAAAGGAAATAAAAAAGTATTTTTAGCCATTTTAGCAGCAACGCTTACAACGATTGGGGCGCTAATGATTATTTTTTTATTAAAGGAAAATCAAAAAGCAGATTTATTGGATTTTGCTTTAGTAATTGCCATAAATATAGGTGTTTCTTTGTTGGTGTCTTTATATTATGTGCCAGCACTTTTAGATAAGATAAATACCTCTAAAAAGCGTATCAATTACTCTAGAAAAAGAAAAAGGAGAATTGTTAGATTCACAAATCTTTATAAACGGATAATTTTTTGGATGAAAAAACCACGTTTTAAATGGTTGTTTATGTTGGTGTTTATTTTAGGGTTTGGAATTCCATTTCAATTATTACCTAAAGAAATAAAAGGAGAGGGTTTTTTTACTGAACTTTATAATAAAACAATAGGAAATGAAGATTTTAGTAATGATATAAGACCTACTTTAGAAAAAGTAATTGGTGGCTCATTAAGATTGTTTACAGAAGATGTTTTTGAAAATTCGTATTATTCAGAACCTGAAAGAACTACATTAAGAGTCACAGGTAGAATGCCAGATGGCTGTACCATACTACAATTGAATGAAGCTATTTCTAAAATGGAGAAATATTTGAGTCGTTTTAATGAAATTGAACTATTTGAAACCAGAATATCTAGCTATAGAAACTCTAATATTGCTATTTATTTTAAAAAAGAATATGAATTTGGCGGTTTTCCATATACTTTAAAAAGTTTAATCGAGTCAAAGGCAATTAGCTTAGGGGGGGTAGATTGGTCTGTTAGTGGTATTGGTAGGGGTTTTTCTAATGCTTTGGGTTCGGGTTCAAAACAATATAGAATTGTATTAGAGGGCTATAATTATGATAAATTATACAGTTATGCAGAACAGTTATTGCAACAATTGATAGATAGTTCTAATTCGCGAGTCAAAGAAGTAGAAATAACAAGCAATGCTTATAGAAGTAATTCCTTATATGAATATTATTTAGATTTTAATACGAATAAATTAGCACTTGCTAATGTTTCTCAAGCGCAACTTTACGAATACTTGAAAAATAAAGTCTACGCAGGTAGATTGCCTTCTATTATTCAAAATAATGAATTACAGAATGTGAAATTAATTTCTGACAAATACAAAAAGTTTAATGTATGGGATTTAAAGAATACGCCAATAGCAATTCAAAATAAACAATATAAATTAGCTCAATTAGCAACTGTAGAGAAAAAGAAAACTGGAAATACGATTAAAAAAAATAATCAACAATATAGTTTAACAGTTGCGTATGATTTTTTAGGGACTTTTCAGTTGGCTCAAAAAGTTAAAGAGAAAACTATTAAAAGTTTTGAACCCAAGTTACCACTCGGTTATAGGGTATTTGAACAAAAATATAATAGATGGAATAAAAAAGACAAGGAACAGTACTATTATTTATTTATAGTCATAGGAATTATCTTTTTTATATGCGCTATTTTATTGGAATCTTTAAAACAGCCGCTTGCAATAATTAGTATGATTCCTATCTCATTTATTGGTTTGTTTTTAACATTTTATGTGTTTGATTTCAATTTCGACCAAGGTGGCTATGCTTCATTTATATTATTATGTGGTATTGGTGTAAATTCTGCACTTTATATCGTGAATGATTTTAATAATTTAAAAATTCAATATCAAAAAAGAAACTCTAGATTTCTTTATTTTAAAGCCTTTAATTATAAAATTATTCCTGTTATTCTTACCATCACATCAACAATTGTTGGTTTAATTCCTTTTGTTTGGGGTGGTCAAAATGAAGCCTTTTGGTTTTCATTTGCTGTCGGTTCAATTGGAGGTTTAATATTTTCTCTAATTGGAATAATCTTTTATTTACCATTATTTATAACAAAAAAACATAATTCAATAACAATGTTGTCCGATAAAACTTAA
- the lepB gene encoding signal peptidase I, with protein MFFFTFFLILIVTLFCFFNKLLKQKQLKKSIKIIFKIIFILFLVLCTKLLVFDIYKIPSSSMENTLFPNDVIVVNKLKYGPRLPRSPFDIPLVNIGYYFNDNARKRIKELWWPYKRLSGTSSIKQGDVFVFNLGITRDFFVVKRCVALPGDTLKIKDAEICTNSILFNSPSTVKNSYKFIVSNYNRLYRELDSINLNNISLQKNGRSKYARAILSKLEFSQFSQLKNVESLQKEIDTFNLKKELLKTSESKWTLDNMGSIIIPKKGMKIKLTLDIYLLYKKTINKYENCILTDKQGVFYINNKQVNTYTFKQNYYFMMGDNRKGTIDSRAWGFLPESNIVGKVQCVLYSNYQDEFRWDRLLKSVY; from the coding sequence ATGTTTTTTTTTACTTTTTTTCTTATATTAATTGTCACTTTATTTTGTTTTTTTAATAAATTACTCAAACAAAAGCAGTTAAAGAAAAGTATAAAAATTATATTTAAAATAATTTTTATACTTTTCCTTGTTTTATGTACTAAATTATTAGTTTTTGATATCTATAAGATTCCAAGCTCATCAATGGAAAACACGTTGTTTCCAAATGACGTAATCGTCGTTAATAAACTAAAATATGGCCCCAGACTACCGCGTTCTCCGTTTGATATTCCTTTGGTAAACATTGGGTATTATTTTAATGACAATGCTAGAAAAAGAATAAAAGAACTATGGTGGCCATATAAAAGATTATCAGGTACATCATCAATTAAACAAGGCGATGTTTTTGTGTTTAATTTGGGTATAACTCGAGATTTCTTTGTAGTGAAACGTTGTGTTGCTCTTCCTGGAGATACACTAAAAATAAAAGATGCCGAAATTTGTACTAATAGTATTTTGTTTAATTCTCCTAGTACAGTTAAAAACAGTTATAAATTTATTGTTAGTAATTATAACCGTTTGTATAGAGAACTAGATTCTATAAATTTAAATAATATCTCGCTCCAAAAAAATGGAAGATCTAAGTATGCACGTGCTATACTTTCTAAGTTAGAGTTTAGTCAATTTTCTCAGCTAAAAAACGTAGAATCTTTACAGAAAGAAATAGATACTTTTAATTTAAAGAAGGAACTACTTAAAACATCAGAAAGTAAGTGGACACTTGATAATATGGGATCAATTATTATCCCTAAAAAGGGAATGAAAATAAAGTTAACCCTTGATATTTATTTGCTATACAAAAAAACAATAAACAAGTATGAAAATTGTATACTAACAGACAAACAAGGTGTTTTTTACATAAACAATAAACAAGTAAACACATATACATTTAAGCAAAATTATTATTTTATGATGGGAGATAATAGAAAAGGAACAATAGATTCTAGAGCTTGGGGGTTTCTTCCAGAATCTAATATTGTTGGTAAAGTACAATGTGTTTTATATTCTAATTATCAAGATGAATTTCGATGGGATAGATTATTAAAAAGTGTATATTAG
- a CDS encoding BF3164 family lipoprotein — protein sequence MKKKYLFINLFLYIFFTSCSENININSIELPGFKKIKSQVLPIKPNCFYQLHSQKSSLFVIDGCGEKYINLYSEKDYKKINSFGFKGNGPNEFYFPEILPENNNSNEFWIHDINHKKFKKFNLKNILNNDFAPLIVERKNPKILGGFELTIIDNEKIILGNDHISGEGTFFIYNKKENEIKWIDFYPIIDDIPRKKRAEAYDAFIKYSKENDLIVGASRYFNRINFYKLNGDLIKSLKIGEFEYPNFNVKTNYVIPQNIVNHFIGLVLSKNKIYTLYSGYQQKNMSHKDSRTKLLVFDFKGKLLNSYQLDKNISKFTINENENKLYGLSQDSDGLSVVNLYKL from the coding sequence ATGAAAAAAAAATATTTATTTATTAATTTATTTTTATATATATTTTTCACCAGTTGTAGTGAAAATATAAATATTAATTCGATAGAATTACCAGGATTTAAGAAAATTAAAAGCCAAGTTTTACCCATAAAACCAAATTGTTTTTACCAATTACATTCTCAAAAATCTTCTCTTTTCGTTATTGATGGTTGTGGTGAAAAATACATAAATTTATATTCAGAAAAGGATTATAAAAAAATAAACTCATTTGGCTTTAAGGGAAATGGGCCAAATGAGTTTTATTTCCCTGAAATATTGCCAGAAAATAATAATTCAAATGAATTTTGGATACATGATATAAATCATAAAAAGTTTAAAAAGTTTAATTTAAAAAATATTTTAAATAATGATTTTGCCCCTTTAATTGTTGAAAGAAAAAATCCTAAAATATTAGGTGGTTTTGAATTAACTATAATTGATAATGAAAAAATAATTTTAGGTAATGATCACATATCAGGAGAAGGAACATTTTTTATATATAATAAAAAAGAAAATGAAATAAAATGGATAGATTTCTATCCAATAATTGATGATATTCCTAGAAAAAAAAGAGCTGAAGCCTATGATGCTTTTATTAAATATAGTAAAGAAAATGATTTAATTGTAGGTGCTAGCAGATACTTTAATCGTATAAATTTTTATAAATTAAATGGGGATTTAATAAAATCTTTAAAAATAGGGGAATTTGAATACCCAAATTTTAATGTCAAAACTAATTACGTTATTCCTCAAAATATAGTTAATCATTTTATTGGGTTGGTTTTGAGTAAAAATAAAATTTATACATTATATTCTGGATATCAGCAAAAAAACATGTCTCATAAAGATAGTAGAACAAAACTTTTAGTATTTGATTTTAAAGGAAAATTATTAAACTCTTATCAGTTAGATAAAAATATTTCTAAGTTTACTATCAATGAGAATGAAAATAAACTATATGGTTTATCTCAAGATTCTGATGGACTTTCGGTAGTGAATTTATATAAATTATAA